In Spirobacillus cienkowskii, a genomic segment contains:
- a CDS encoding substrate-binding periplasmic protein has product MMKHYISVRILILGGAESLIQLSERFDVIIYKNATVYKLIRSYMYYIKILFKIIILLFFINFKIYCLEIKVGLEPMPPLIIDENSGYTVKLLKEIEKKSNLKFDIQIMTYSRASEELKKGRLDLIGHTPKNKETKEFYTFAQELDFYIPTCLDLYMTKPINIKNNELKKISIIGTPLGNKDFFGNMFDIPIKNFKEGTIENLFKMLSAGRIDAFLFERASSMTTIKQLKINNIYYSLLDGELDASLAVKNDKNGSILKKRLDEEIKKINLNKLFKDYYKYTNLPKKGYVK; this is encoded by the coding sequence ATGATGAAACATTATATATCCGTAAGGATTTTAATACTTGGTGGTGCAGAAAGTTTAATTCAACTTTCAGAACGGTTTGATGTTATAATTTATAAAAATGCAACGGTATATAAATTAATTAGGAGCTATATGTACTATATAAAAATATTATTTAAAATAATTATTTTATTATTTTTTATTAATTTCAAAATTTACTGTTTAGAGATTAAAGTCGGTTTAGAACCAATGCCTCCCTTAATTATAGATGAAAATTCTGGATATACAGTTAAACTTCTTAAAGAAATTGAGAAGAAATCAAATTTAAAATTTGATATTCAGATTATGACTTATAGTAGAGCTTCGGAAGAGTTAAAAAAAGGAAGATTGGACTTAATTGGTCATACACCAAAAAATAAAGAAACAAAAGAATTTTATACTTTTGCTCAAGAACTTGATTTTTATATACCTACATGCTTGGATTTATATATGACTAAGCCAATTAATATTAAAAATAATGAATTAAAAAAAATTTCTATAATTGGAACTCCATTAGGAAACAAGGATTTTTTTGGAAATATGTTTGATATTCCTATAAAAAATTTTAAAGAAGGAACAATTGAAAATCTTTTTAAAATGCTTTCAGCTGGAAGAATTGATGCGTTTCTTTTTGAACGAGCTTCGTCTATGACAACTATCAAACAGTTAAAAATAAATAATATTTATTACTCTTTGCTTGATGGTGAGCTTGATGCGAGTTTGGCTGTTAAAAATGATAAAAATGGAAGTATTTTAAAAAAAAGGTTAGATGAAGAAATTAAAAAAATTAATTTAAATAAATTGTTTAAAGACTATTATAAATATACCAATTTGCCAAAAAAAGGGTATGTTAAATAA